In Dermacentor andersoni chromosome 4, qqDerAnde1_hic_scaffold, whole genome shotgun sequence, the following proteins share a genomic window:
- the LOC126536776 gene encoding solute carrier organic anion transporter family member 4A1-like: protein MSSLPTAKFAADVGQSSSSLSTQGHYQDVCVPPADVAPPPEPARKISLTQLPYIKHARERDERCGWCWFRPDFLLKLRHPRYVLLALCCMVFLQGFVANGLVYMVLPTLERRFELKSLEAGTIVAMYHLASCISAPLVTLVAARRSKPLYLAMSAVVIGIGTMVIVLPHFMAPHYMEEKHERLSLCPSKGIESSLCGTPAGDLRRFRFIFWVGHFIVGAGSSPMYTLALIYLDENVPTTLSTKYIATYQATSLLGTASGFVLSGYMLNIYTEVSYDPSRLGLTPQSNVWIGAWWLGYLIGSISSIIVAFPTSLLPKELPSQIWAKLEKKCGAAGKKGKKPKESFGGFKDIPAHVNALLHNATYMFLCLAGTAETMIMTGLATFMTKLFESQLGISSSSIAPILGSVAVPGACGGILLGGYCVHKLNLDIDGIVRMCLMCSVVPWLSSFVLLYSCPAPTFFGMNHTSSRFYVSNVSNQFDQLCNANCNCPIENYDPVCGKDLLTYYSPCFAGCKRDYIYENVKVYTDCQCISHPGVETMVQWGLPQKVQADRKKCVRECNALFVYMSGIFLYIFFTFLLYTPGVSATIRCVEEHLKALSLGFQWMMVTLLGAIPAAALFGFVIDNSCVLWNTVCEQLGACAVHDNEVMSRNLFTAVIVLKTLSMLFFVNALIFLRGSGTERGSHDGTPECESSSNASAPVMQSAHKLARLIQGRASSGSLY from the exons ATGTCTTCGTTGCCGACGGCGAAATTCGCGGCCGACGTGGGCCAGTCCTCGAGCAGCCTGTCGACGCAGGGCCACTACCAGGACGTGTGCGTGCCTCCGGCCGACGTGGCGCCACCGCCGGAGCCCGCGCGCAAGATATCGCTCACCCAGCTGCCCTACATCAAGCACGCGCGCGAACGGGACGAGCGCTGCGGCTGGTGCTGGTTCCGGCCGGATTTCCTGCTCAAGCTTCGGCACCCCCG GTACGTGCTGCTGGCCCTGTGCTGCATGGTGTTCCTGCAGGGATTCGTGGCGAACGGTCTGGTGTACATGGTGCTGCCCACCCTGGAGCGGCGCTTCGAGCTCAAGAGCCTCGAGGCCGGCACCATCGTGGCCATGTACCACCTGGCTTCGTGCATCTCGGCACCGCTCGTCACGCTGGTCGCGGCGCGGCGCAGCAAGCCGTTGTACCTGGCCATGTCGGCCGTCGTCATCGGCATCGGCACCATGGTCATCGTTCTGCCCCACTTTATGGCGCCCCACTACAT GGAAGAGAAGCATGAGCGCTTGAGCCTGTGCCCGAGCAAAGGCATAGAGAGCTCGCTGTGCGGCACACCAGCCGGCGACCTGCGCCGCTTCCGGTTCATCTTCTGGGTGGGGCACTTCATCGTGGGTGCCGGCTCGTCGCCCATGTACACGCTGGCGCTGATTTACCTCGACGAGAACGTGCCTACCACCCTGTCCACCAAGTACATAG CGACTTACCAGGCGACGTCCCTCCTCGGAACGGCCTCCGGCTTTGTACTATCGGGATACATGCTCAACATCTACACCGAGGTCTCGTACGACCCTTCGAG GCTGGGCCTGACGCCTCAGAGCAACGTCTGGATCGGCGCATGGTGGCTCGGTTACCTGATTGGCTCCATTTCGTCCATCATCGTGGCTTTTCCCACAAGCCTCCTGCCCAAGGAACTGCCAA GTCAGATATGGGCGAAATTGGAGAAGAAATGCGGTGCCGCCGGTAAGAAAGGCAAGAAGCCCAAGGAATCTTTTGGTGGCTTCAAGGACATCCCCGCCCACGTCAATGCCTTGCTTCACAACGCAACGTACATGTTTCTGTGCCTGGCTGGCACAGCAGAGA CCATGATAATGACCGGCCTGGCGACCTTCATGACGAAGCTCTTCGAGTCCCAGCTCGGCATAAGCTCCTCCAGCATAGCTCCGATACTGG GCAGCGTGGCAGTTCCGGGTGCGTGTGGCGGCATCCTTCTGGGCGGCTACTGCGTGCACAAGCTGAACCTGGACATAGACGGCATCGTGCGCATGTGCCTCATGTGCTCCGTGGTGCCCTGGCTGAGCAGCTTCGTGCTGCTCTACAGCTGCCCAGCCCCGACCTTCTTCGGCATGAACCACACGTCGAGCCGTTTCTACGTGTCCAACGTGTCCAACCAGTTCGACCAGCTCTGCAACGCCAACTGCAACTGCCCCATCGAGAACTACGACCCGGTGTGCGGCAAGGACTTGCTCACCTACTACTCGCCCTGCTTTGCCGGCTGCAAGCGCGACTACATCTACGAAAACGTCAAG GTGTACACGGACTGCCAGTGCATCTCGCACCCAGGCGTGGAGACGATGGTGCAGTGGGGGCTGCCGCAGAAGGTGCAGGCGGACCGGAAGAAGTGCGTgcgcgagtgcaacgccctgttCGTCTACATGAGCGGCATATTCCTCTACATTTTCTTCACCTTCCTGCTCTACACGCCGGGCGTGTCGGCTACGATACG GTGCGTCGAGGAACACTTGAAGGCCCTCTCACTGGGGTTTCAATGGATGATGGTAACTTTATTAG GCGCCATCCCCGCAGCGGCCCTGTTCGGCTTCGTGATCGACAACAGCTGCGTCCTGTGGAACACGGTGTGCGAGCAGTTGGGCGCCTGCGCCGTGCACGACAACGAGGTGATGTCGCGCAACCTGTTCACGGCCGTGATCGTCCTCAAGACGCTCTCTATGCTGTTCTTCGTCAACGCGCTCATCTTCCTGCGCGGCTCCGGCACCGAGCGGGGCAGCCACGACGGCACGCCCGAGTGCGAGTCCAGC